The proteins below come from a single Pseudanabaena sp. BC1403 genomic window:
- a CDS encoding CsbD family protein, producing the protein MSLENRAKAVAKNVEGKVQETVGDLTGNKKDQMQGNAKQVEANVRNAAEDVKDKVKKAVD; encoded by the coding sequence ATGAGTTTAGAAAATAGAGCTAAAGCTGTTGCTAAAAATGTTGAAGGCAAAGTTCAAGAAACAGTCGGTGATTTGACTGGAAATAAAAAAGATCAGATGCAGGGCAATGCCAAACAAGTTGAGGCAAATGTGCGTAATGCTGCTGAAGATGTCAAAGATAAAGTCAAAAAAGCTGTTGACTAA
- a CDS encoding DUF1269 domain-containing protein, whose protein sequence is MALKHKNAIGIFPDRQILESAISQLRESEFPMNKVSVVVEHLNSEDTTIGGLIEPVVQSERQFARDRTSTQIGHGALDAGALGSVVGGVVAGLSTLAFPAGGGAVLLVGMATGAFYGALSGGLLGGAIGAGISEEQSKHYSDLLAQGNYLVAIEGTDTEIDRAALILKNENIQDWITFDKF, encoded by the coding sequence ATGGCGTTAAAACATAAAAATGCGATTGGGATATTTCCCGATCGCCAAATTCTTGAGTCTGCGATCTCGCAACTTAGAGAGTCTGAATTTCCAATGAATAAAGTTTCGGTAGTTGTTGAGCATCTTAATTCAGAAGACACAACTATAGGAGGTTTAATAGAGCCAGTAGTGCAGTCTGAGAGACAGTTTGCACGCGATCGCACGAGCACTCAAATCGGACATGGCGCTTTAGACGCTGGTGCTTTGGGAAGCGTTGTCGGTGGTGTCGTTGCAGGACTCTCAACCCTAGCATTTCCCGCTGGCGGAGGTGCAGTCTTATTAGTGGGAATGGCAACGGGAGCCTTTTATGGTGCTTTATCAGGTGGATTGCTAGGAGGTGCGATCGGCGCTGGTATTTCCGAAGAACAGTCTAAACATTACAGCGATCTTTTGGCGCAAGGAAATTATTTAGTAGCAATCGAGGGCACTGATACTGAAATTGATCGCGCTGCGTTGATTCTGAAGAATGAAAACATTCAAGATTGGATAACTTTTGATAAGTTCTAA
- a CDS encoding MFS transporter has product MIIETYAEKEKEIKVSVRTSLRASSIDGSLSTIFSNITGGVLLSSFLIDLGASPFEIGMVASLPMLANLLQPLGALLSNRSHSRHDYGIWIFLPSRLLWLILLIGIILKGTDDNLSSELVYLTLTLVITSNILGAMGSASWMSWLATLVPKKLRGRYYSARSIISNVTGLLCLPIASFIISNWQGGSITGYGLVLSGGIVAGVASLTCQHFMIDINPQKHRTALQVECQSELKKEEEHHQGNLFNNLIAPFQDRNLITFLVYVAFWGFAVNLSTPFFNLYMLENLGVDITWVTLFSSLSSGANMLMLLVWGRLSDRFGNRPLLIFVGIAISFTPLFWLLTGISQVREQLWLYLSIFHLFLGGTWAAIDLGNNNIQIGIAPLEHNATFFAIVSAIAGISSALGATLGGGLAQYAHYEGIFGVFFISAILRLFAVIPLLFVREN; this is encoded by the coding sequence TTGATCATCGAAACATATGCTGAAAAAGAAAAAGAAATAAAGGTATCCGTTCGTACTAGCCTCCGTGCATCAAGTATTGATGGCAGTTTATCAACAATTTTTAGTAATATCACAGGTGGTGTTTTACTTAGTAGTTTTTTGATAGATTTAGGTGCGAGTCCCTTTGAAATTGGGATGGTAGCTTCTTTGCCAATGTTAGCAAATCTCTTGCAGCCTTTAGGTGCATTATTATCTAACCGTTCTCATAGTCGTCATGACTATGGAATCTGGATTTTTTTGCCGTCGCGACTGCTTTGGTTAATTTTACTCATCGGTATTATTCTAAAAGGTACAGATGATAATCTTTCTAGTGAACTAGTCTATTTGACATTAACTTTGGTGATCACTTCCAATATTTTAGGGGCGATGGGAAGTGCTTCTTGGATGAGTTGGCTCGCAACATTAGTTCCCAAAAAATTGCGGGGGCGATACTATAGTGCGCGTAGCATCATTAGTAATGTTACAGGTTTACTCTGTTTACCGATCGCTAGTTTTATAATCTCTAATTGGCAAGGTGGGAGCATTACTGGATATGGTCTGGTACTGAGTGGGGGTATTGTCGCAGGTGTGGCAAGCCTGACCTGCCAACACTTTATGATTGATATTAATCCTCAAAAACATCGAACTGCTCTTCAAGTAGAATGTCAATCTGAACTGAAAAAGGAAGAAGAACATCATCAAGGAAATCTATTTAATAATCTCATCGCACCGTTTCAAGATCGCAATCTGATCACTTTTCTAGTCTATGTTGCTTTTTGGGGATTTGCTGTTAATCTCAGTACGCCATTTTTTAATCTCTATATGTTAGAGAATCTCGGTGTTGATATCACATGGGTAACTCTATTTAGTAGTCTCTCCAGTGGTGCAAATATGTTGATGCTATTGGTATGGGGAAGATTGAGCGATCGCTTTGGCAATCGTCCTCTCTTAATATTTGTGGGTATCGCGATCTCATTCACACCTTTATTTTGGTTGCTGACTGGTATATCTCAAGTGCGAGAACAATTATGGCTATATCTGAGTATCTTCCATCTATTTTTAGGAGGAACTTGGGCGGCGATTGATTTAGGGAATAATAATATCCAGATTGGTATTGCACCGCTAGAACATAATGCAACTTTTTTTGCGATCGTCTCTGCGATCGCAGGTATCAGTAGTGCCTTAGGCGCAACCTTAGGCGGTGGTTTGGCTCAATATGCCCATTATGAAGGGATTTTTGGTGTGTTTTTCATTTCCGCAATTCTTCGTTTATTTGCAGTTATTCCTTTACTATTTGTGCGTGAAAATTAG
- a CDS encoding class I SAM-dependent methyltransferase has product MKFTALNDRLHNYLLSVTLREHPLLKELRHETANHARGNMQIAPEQGQLMALLIQLIGAKKTLEVGVFTGYSSLSVALALPEDGKVIACDVSEEYTSIARRYWQKAEVAHKIDLHIAPAIQTLDRLLAEGQVNTFDFAFIDADKENYDGYYERSLQLVRKGGLVAIDNVLWNGRVIDPEFQDTDTLAIRALNEKLHQDQRISLSLLPVSDGLTLALKH; this is encoded by the coding sequence ATGAAATTTACCGCTTTAAACGATCGCCTGCATAACTATCTTTTGTCTGTTACCTTAAGAGAGCATCCTCTCCTCAAGGAACTACGTCACGAAACTGCGAACCATGCTAGAGGCAATATGCAGATTGCTCCAGAGCAGGGTCAGTTAATGGCTTTATTGATTCAATTGATTGGGGCTAAGAAGACCTTAGAGGTGGGCGTATTTACGGGTTATAGTTCTCTTTCCGTTGCTCTCGCATTACCTGAAGATGGGAAAGTAATTGCCTGTGATGTTAGCGAAGAATATACCAGCATTGCCAGACGCTATTGGCAAAAAGCAGAAGTTGCTCATAAAATCGATTTGCATATCGCGCCTGCGATTCAGACCCTCGATCGCTTACTTGCCGAGGGTCAAGTAAACACCTTTGATTTTGCCTTCATTGATGCGGATAAAGAGAATTATGATGGCTACTACGAGCGATCGCTACAGTTGGTGAGGAAAGGTGGCTTAGTTGCGATCGATAATGTCTTGTGGAACGGACGAGTGATCGATCCAGAGTTTCAAGATACTGATACTTTAGCAATTCGCGCCCTCAATGAGAAGTTACATCAAGATCAACGAATTTCTCTATCGCTATTGCCTGTCTCCGATGGTTTGACTCTTGCTTTAAAGCATTAG
- a CDS encoding sucrose synthase translates to MHKLIQAILDSDERNTLQQLVANLRGTGKRYFLRNEILQSFTELCEQLPQPIQTYHSSSLRQLINYIHELILDEKLDNNLNEKSVWLVLRAWIGSQQVWKLTADLTKETQMDIHELLNLRDRQVDREQPHILNIDFKPFYQGSPRISDPRNMGQGLTFLSNYLCNKLMSAFPHWLEALFMALHILEHDRMQLLINTQIESGIELAKQVKLALKLLSEEAADLPYAKVHLDLQALGFEPGWGNTVGRARETMELLNHLLEDPEPAILDAFVSRVPAIFRVVSISIHGWIGQESTLGLPETRSQAAYVLEQARSIEKQLHMNIQQAGLDLLDIHPQVIVLTRLIPHCMGTQCDLTWEKIEGTDNAWFLRVPFQKFNPAITDNWIPKSEIWPYLESFAVDAERELIDKLGGKPNLIIGHYSDGNLVAALLANRLNAIHCQIAHSLEKPKHLFSNLYWQDLDSQYHFSSQFTAELIGMNAADFIITSSYQEIMGTPESVGQYDSYQCFTMPNLYHVTNGIDLFSPRFNRVPPGVNEQIFFPYDQIENRDLEQRTRIQSLLFNQENAHILGHLSQPDLRPILAVATIATIKNLTGLVECFGRSPELQKECNLILVTDALEVADVTNSDAANELAKLHSLIYQYNLHGNIRWLGVRFSNSDIGEVYRAIADRQGVFVHFAKFESFGRTILEAMVSGLPTFATEFGGSLEIIQDGINGFHINPIDLDGTAKKILQFLSQCQSDREYWSQLSTLAIQRIQEQYNWQHHTQKLLLLAKIYSFWDCIYSDNREARQRYLEALFYLLYKPRAEQILAEHMRR, encoded by the coding sequence ATGCATAAACTAATCCAAGCAATTTTAGATAGCGACGAGAGAAATACTCTACAGCAGCTAGTTGCAAATTTACGCGGCACTGGAAAACGCTATTTCCTACGGAATGAGATTCTCCAATCATTTACGGAGCTTTGCGAACAATTACCACAGCCCATTCAAACCTATCACAGTTCTTCTTTAAGGCAGTTGATCAACTACATCCACGAACTAATTTTAGATGAGAAATTAGATAACAACTTAAATGAGAAGAGTGTTTGGTTAGTTCTTCGTGCTTGGATTGGCAGCCAACAAGTGTGGAAGCTAACCGCAGATCTCACCAAAGAGACCCAGATGGACATTCACGAACTCCTAAATCTGCGCGATCGCCAAGTTGATCGAGAACAGCCGCATATTCTCAATATTGACTTTAAACCTTTCTATCAAGGCTCTCCACGCATTAGCGATCCGCGAAATATGGGGCAGGGACTAACGTTTCTTAGCAACTACCTATGCAACAAGCTCATGAGCGCTTTCCCACACTGGTTAGAGGCGCTGTTTATGGCTCTGCATATACTTGAGCATGACAGAATGCAGCTACTGATCAATACTCAAATTGAGTCAGGGATCGAACTAGCAAAACAGGTAAAGCTCGCGCTCAAGCTTTTAAGTGAGGAGGCTGCCGATCTTCCCTATGCAAAAGTTCATCTCGATCTCCAAGCCCTTGGCTTTGAACCAGGGTGGGGAAATACAGTTGGGCGTGCCCGCGAAACGATGGAACTACTCAATCATTTACTTGAAGATCCCGAACCTGCGATTTTGGATGCCTTTGTATCACGAGTTCCTGCAATTTTTCGCGTAGTATCTATCTCTATTCATGGCTGGATAGGTCAAGAGAGTACCTTGGGACTACCAGAAACCCGCAGCCAAGCTGCCTATGTGCTGGAGCAAGCCCGCAGTATCGAGAAACAACTGCATATGAATATTCAACAAGCGGGACTGGACTTGTTAGATATTCATCCTCAAGTGATCGTTCTCACGCGCCTAATTCCGCATTGCATGGGAACACAATGCGATCTTACTTGGGAAAAGATTGAAGGCACTGACAATGCTTGGTTTCTGCGCGTACCCTTTCAAAAATTCAATCCAGCCATAACCGATAATTGGATTCCCAAGTCTGAGATTTGGCCCTATCTTGAAAGTTTTGCGGTGGATGCAGAAAGGGAACTAATTGACAAACTAGGCGGCAAACCAAATTTAATCATTGGTCACTACAGCGATGGAAATTTGGTCGCAGCGCTATTAGCTAATCGTCTCAACGCCATCCATTGCCAAATTGCCCATTCCCTAGAAAAACCGAAGCATCTATTCAGTAACCTTTATTGGCAGGATTTAGATTCCCAGTATCATTTTTCATCCCAATTTACGGCTGAGCTAATTGGCATGAATGCGGCTGACTTCATCATCACCTCATCCTATCAAGAAATTATGGGAACCCCAGAAAGTGTAGGTCAGTATGATTCCTATCAATGCTTTACGATGCCAAATTTGTATCATGTCACTAATGGTATTGACCTGTTCAGCCCCAGATTCAATCGCGTACCGCCTGGAGTGAATGAGCAAATATTCTTTCCTTATGATCAAATCGAAAATCGCGATCTCGAACAGCGTACCCGCATTCAATCGTTACTCTTTAATCAGGAAAACGCGCATATTTTGGGTCATCTGTCCCAACCAGATCTACGCCCAATCCTTGCTGTGGCAACGATCGCTACGATTAAAAATCTAACTGGCCTAGTAGAGTGTTTTGGGCGTAGTCCAGAGTTGCAGAAAGAATGCAACTTAATTTTAGTTACGGATGCCTTAGAAGTTGCCGATGTCACCAACTCCGATGCCGCCAATGAACTAGCTAAACTGCATAGTCTGATTTATCAATACAATTTGCATGGGAATATTCGCTGGTTAGGTGTACGTTTTTCCAATAGCGATATCGGAGAAGTTTATCGGGCGATCGCCGATCGCCAAGGAGTCTTCGTACATTTTGCTAAGTTTGAGTCTTTTGGGCGCACCATTCTTGAAGCGATGGTTTCTGGGTTACCCACCTTTGCTACTGAATTTGGCGGCTCCTTAGAAATTATTCAAGATGGCATCAATGGCTTTCATATCAACCCCATCGATTTAGATGGAACAGCCAAAAAGATTTTACAATTTCTCAGTCAATGTCAAAGCGATCGCGAATACTGGTCTCAGCTTTCTACTCTCGCTATTCAACGCATTCAAGAGCAATATAACTGGCAACATCATACCCAAAAGCTCCTACTGCTAGCGAAGATTTACAGCTTTTGGGACTGTATCTACTCAGACAACCGTGAAGCACGGCAACGTTATTTAGAAGCCCTCTTCTATTTGCTCTATAAACCCAGAGCCGAGCAGATTTTAGCAGAACATATGCGGCGATAA
- a CDS encoding 4a-hydroxytetrahydrobiopterin dehydratase, protein MPKAKLTDNEITTAIAKLPEWKVVDGKLNRAFKFDSFVDAFTFMTKVAFAADKMDHHPELFNVYNRVVIDLATHDVDGISNLDIELAKKIDAL, encoded by the coding sequence ATGCCTAAAGCAAAATTGACAGACAACGAGATTACAACTGCGATCGCAAAACTACCTGAGTGGAAAGTGGTTGATGGAAAGTTAAATAGAGCTTTCAAGTTTGATAGCTTTGTTGATGCTTTTACCTTTATGACTAAGGTTGCTTTTGCTGCCGATAAAATGGATCATCATCCTGAATTGTTCAATGTCTACAATCGTGTTGTAATCGATCTGGCTACCCATGATGTAGATGGAATTAGCAATCTAGATATTGAGCTAGCTAAAAAGATTGACGCTCTATAG
- a CDS encoding Uma2 family endonuclease: protein MIANLQKQFFSPEEYLTWEAEQQVRHEYIDGEVYAMAGGTIAHNDIALNAYNALRGHLKAIGCRINVADVKVQVSNAKAYFYPDVVVICNEQDRRSRQVISFPKLIIEVLSPSTAGFDRGDKFKYYRRFPTLLEYVLIDAEKISIDVYRRGNAGKWELTSYPEDFAETANPDFFELTSINFQCSLSLIYEDVELSAIPELESLL from the coding sequence ATGATTGCTAATCTTCAAAAGCAGTTCTTCTCACCTGAAGAATATCTGACATGGGAAGCAGAACAACAAGTTCGTCATGAATATATTGATGGTGAAGTTTATGCGATGGCTGGCGGAACTATTGCTCACAACGACATAGCTTTGAATGCTTACAATGCACTCCGAGGGCATTTAAAAGCGATAGGCTGCCGCATTAATGTTGCTGATGTTAAGGTGCAAGTTAGCAATGCAAAAGCCTATTTCTATCCTGATGTGGTAGTCATTTGTAATGAACAAGATCGGCGATCGCGTCAAGTTATTTCCTTTCCAAAACTGATTATAGAAGTTTTATCACCAAGTACAGCAGGTTTCGATCGCGGAGATAAGTTTAAATACTACCGCCGTTTTCCTACTTTGCTAGAGTATGTCTTGATTGATGCTGAGAAAATTAGCATTGATGTTTATCGTCGAGGGAATGCTGGTAAATGGGAATTAACTAGCTATCCAGAGGATTTTGCCGAAACTGCTAATCCTGATTTTTTTGAGTTAACTAGTATTAATTTTCAATGCTCCTTATCGCTAATTTATGAAGATGTAGAATTATCCGCAATACCAGAATTAGAAAGCCTTTTGTAG
- a CDS encoding glutathione S-transferase, translated as MITVHHLNNSRSQRVLWLLEELGLPYEIKRYERDPKTMLAPASLRKIHPLGKSPVITDGELTLAESGAIIEYLVDRYGNGRLRPALDTPEHLRYTYWLHYAEGSAMPPLLLKLIFDQIEKSPMLFFVRPIARSITNRVKSSFIEPQIAQHLDYMEAEIGRNTWFAGNEFTAADIQISFPLEAAVARAGLNASRPKLMTFLNRIHSRPAYKKALERGGKYDLLS; from the coding sequence ATGATTACCGTTCACCATTTAAATAACTCTCGCTCCCAACGGGTGCTTTGGCTACTAGAAGAACTTGGACTGCCATACGAAATCAAGCGCTACGAACGTGATCCCAAAACTATGTTGGCTCCCGCATCTCTACGGAAGATCCATCCACTCGGCAAATCACCTGTGATTACTGATGGCGAACTGACTCTTGCCGAATCTGGAGCCATTATCGAGTATCTAGTCGATCGCTATGGCAACGGACGCTTGAGACCTGCTCTAGACACACCAGAACATCTGCGTTACACCTACTGGTTGCATTACGCCGAAGGTTCTGCTATGCCACCGCTATTACTTAAGCTTATCTTCGATCAAATCGAGAAGAGTCCAATGCTCTTTTTTGTGCGCCCGATTGCTCGGTCAATCACCAATCGCGTCAAAAGCTCGTTTATTGAACCTCAGATTGCACAGCACTTAGATTATATGGAAGCAGAGATTGGAAGAAATACATGGTTTGCTGGGAACGAATTTACCGCAGCCGATATCCAAATCAGTTTTCCACTGGAGGCAGCAGTAGCAAGGGCTGGACTGAACGCAAGTCGCCCAAAACTTATGACATTCTTGAATCGCATCCACAGCCGTCCTGCGTACAAAAAAGCATTAGAGCGTGGTGGTAAATACGATCTTTTGAGTTGA
- a CDS encoding DUF1345 domain-containing protein translates to MTLLKKSQKTLVKNELSHQWRVRSRLILSILVAVIVAVLLPHWFSLSTRILCIWNAGMISFLLATWILMIQAKAKTMRRNAQSQDEGRLVILSLITAAACASILAIAIILREAKGQDINIVIPHVILAVITIIGSWLLVHTIFAMHYAHEYYQDHQIYCDTKAGGLDFPEDIEPDYWDFLYFSFVIGMTSQVSDVQITSRSLRRLSLLHGIISFFFNTAIVAMSINIIAGLIQ, encoded by the coding sequence ATGACCTTACTGAAAAAATCTCAAAAAACTTTGGTCAAAAATGAACTTTCTCATCAATGGAGAGTGCGATCGCGCCTGATTTTATCGATTCTCGTTGCTGTAATTGTTGCAGTTTTATTGCCTCATTGGTTTAGCCTATCCACACGCATTCTCTGTATATGGAATGCAGGAATGATTAGTTTTTTATTAGCAACTTGGATATTAATGATCCAAGCAAAAGCAAAAACAATGCGTCGCAACGCTCAAAGTCAAGATGAAGGACGACTGGTGATTTTGAGCTTAATTACGGCGGCGGCTTGTGCCAGTATATTAGCGATCGCGATTATTTTGAGAGAAGCCAAAGGGCAAGATATAAATATTGTAATTCCTCATGTAATTCTTGCGGTGATTACGATTATTGGTTCATGGTTACTTGTCCACACAATTTTTGCGATGCACTATGCACACGAATATTATCAAGATCATCAAATATATTGTGATACTAAAGCAGGGGGTCTAGATTTTCCTGAAGATATTGAGCCAGACTATTGGGATTTTCTATATTTCTCGTTTGTAATTGGGATGACTAGCCAAGTTTCTGATGTGCAGATTACCTCGCGATCGCTAAGGAGATTATCTTTGTTGCATGGTATTATTTCTTTTTTCTTTAACACTGCTATTGTAGCAATGAGTATTAACATTATTGCTGGCTTAATTCAGTGA
- a CDS encoding Dps family protein, translated as MKAINIGLTDTQRQGVIDLLNQDLSDSYLLLVKTKKYHWDVVGPQFMTLHKLWQEHYEALTINVDAIAERVRTLGGYPVGTMEGFLKICSLKEHAGKVPTATGMVSQLLEDHEQIVRNLRDHIEQSSNKFKDDGTADFLTGLMEQHEQTAWMLRSFIEGEAVESNGTKPEMNKKMVGV; from the coding sequence ATGAAGGCAATCAATATTGGCTTAACCGACACACAACGCCAAGGCGTAATCGATTTACTCAATCAAGATTTGTCGGACAGCTATTTGCTGCTTGTCAAAACCAAAAAATATCATTGGGATGTAGTTGGGCCACAATTCATGACCTTGCATAAACTATGGCAAGAGCACTATGAAGCGCTTACAATCAATGTTGATGCGATCGCTGAACGAGTCAGGACATTGGGCGGCTATCCAGTCGGAACGATGGAAGGATTTCTGAAAATCTGTTCTCTCAAAGAACATGCTGGCAAGGTTCCCACCGCAACGGGTATGGTGTCACAATTGCTAGAGGATCATGAACAGATTGTGCGAAATTTGCGTGATCATATTGAGCAAAGTAGCAACAAGTTTAAAGATGACGGAACCGCCGACTTTCTCACTGGTTTGATGGAGCAGCATGAACAAACTGCGTGGATGCTACGCTCTTTCATTGAAGGCGAAGCTGTGGAATCCAATGGTACAAAACCAGAGATGAATAAGAAAATGGTAGGAGTATAA
- a CDS encoding DUF6335 family protein translates to MQDQLSNLLSGADSADDAENDAYRAEVNGDEAVGGSTAVPSQNDTEELAEAVGIVVDDNTPIDTEEMLLKRDRDRWELDSASADDN, encoded by the coding sequence ATGCAAGACCAACTATCAAATTTATTATCAGGTGCAGATTCAGCCGACGATGCTGAGAATGATGCCTATCGAGCTGAAGTAAATGGCGATGAAGCCGTTGGCGGTAGTACCGCAGTTCCTAGTCAAAATGACACGGAAGAATTGGCGGAAGCGGTGGGAATTGTGGTAGATGATAATACTCCCATTGATACCGAAGAAATGCTCCTAAAGCGCGATCGCGATCGCTGGGAATTAGATTCTGCATCGGCTGATGATAATTAA